The following are encoded together in the Nocardia sp. XZ_19_385 genome:
- a CDS encoding GMC oxidoreductase: MARATAAPLADGDKIPALVIGSGYGGSVAALRLAQAGVEVTVVEMGMSWTTPGSDGKIFCPVLKPDGRSYWLRERTDQPVGYFAGGSYNKDIEKYTGVLDSEQFGGVRVYQGRGVGGGSLVNGGMAVTPKRENFGAILPSVNADEMYSTFFPRANSTLGVNNLDRTWFESAECYGFARVGRKHAERSGFGWTFVPNVYDFEYMKKEQAGQVTRSALDGEVIYGNNHGKRSLDKTYLAAATGTGKVRITPMHEVTAVSPTAGGYTVEMRQIDTKGGTVATKSVVAQKVFFAAGSIGTAKLLVAMKAKGKLGDLPDAVGKKWGNNGNVMVGRANHMWDGTGKLQSSIPCLGIDNWADAGGPAFAEVAPFPSGLETYVSLYLAITKNPNRGQFQFNSGTGKVDLNWSAAQNQPAIDAAKRIFDKINKKEGTIYRTDLFGVYKTWGDDFTYHPLGGCVLNEATDNYGRLPGYAGLYVIDGSLIPGNTSVNPFVTITALAERNIADIVAHDL; the protein is encoded by the coding sequence ATGGCGCGCGCCACCGCGGCACCGCTGGCCGACGGCGACAAGATCCCCGCGCTCGTCATCGGCAGCGGCTACGGCGGCTCGGTCGCCGCACTACGCCTGGCCCAGGCCGGAGTCGAGGTAACCGTCGTCGAGATGGGCATGTCCTGGACCACGCCCGGCTCCGACGGCAAGATCTTCTGCCCGGTCCTGAAACCGGACGGGCGCTCCTACTGGCTGCGCGAGCGCACCGATCAACCGGTCGGCTACTTCGCGGGCGGCTCGTACAACAAGGACATCGAAAAGTACACGGGCGTCCTGGATTCCGAGCAGTTCGGCGGCGTGCGCGTCTATCAGGGGCGTGGCGTCGGCGGTGGCTCGCTGGTCAACGGCGGCATGGCTGTGACACCCAAACGGGAGAACTTCGGGGCGATCCTGCCGTCGGTGAACGCCGACGAGATGTACAGCACCTTCTTCCCGCGCGCCAACAGCACGCTCGGCGTGAACAACCTCGATCGGACCTGGTTCGAGAGCGCCGAGTGCTACGGCTTCGCCCGGGTCGGACGCAAGCACGCGGAGCGCTCGGGCTTCGGCTGGACCTTCGTGCCGAACGTCTACGACTTCGAGTACATGAAGAAGGAGCAGGCCGGGCAGGTCACGCGGTCGGCGCTGGACGGTGAGGTCATCTACGGCAACAACCACGGTAAGCGCTCGCTGGACAAGACCTACCTGGCCGCGGCCACCGGCACCGGCAAGGTCCGGATCACGCCCATGCACGAGGTGACGGCGGTGTCGCCGACCGCGGGCGGGTACACCGTGGAGATGCGCCAGATCGATACCAAGGGCGGCACGGTCGCGACCAAATCAGTTGTGGCGCAGAAAGTCTTCTTCGCCGCGGGCAGCATCGGAACCGCCAAACTGCTGGTGGCGATGAAGGCCAAGGGCAAGCTGGGCGATCTGCCCGACGCGGTCGGCAAGAAGTGGGGCAACAACGGCAACGTCATGGTGGGCCGCGCCAATCACATGTGGGACGGCACCGGGAAACTGCAATCGAGCATTCCGTGCCTGGGCATCGACAACTGGGCCGATGCCGGCGGACCGGCTTTCGCGGAGGTGGCGCCGTTCCCGTCCGGTCTGGAGACCTACGTCAGCCTGTATCTGGCGATCACCAAGAACCCCAATCGCGGTCAGTTCCAGTTCAATTCGGGCACGGGCAAGGTGGATCTGAACTGGAGCGCCGCGCAGAACCAGCCGGCCATCGACGCCGCGAAACGCATCTTCGACAAGATCAACAAGAAGGAAGGCACCATCTACCGGACCGACCTGTTCGGCGTCTACAAGACCTGGGGCGACGACTTCACCTATCACCCGCTCGGCGGCTGCGTGCTCAACGAAGCCACCGACAACTACGGCCGGTTGCCCGGGTACGCGGGGCTGTATGTGATCGATGGCTCACTGATTCCCGGCAACACCAGCGTCAACCCGTTCGTCACCATTACCGCGCTGGCCGAGCGCAATATCGCCGACATCGTGGCGCACGACCTGTGA